The following is a genomic window from Solea senegalensis isolate Sse05_10M unplaced genomic scaffold, IFAPA_SoseM_1 scf7180000014519, whole genome shotgun sequence.
ACCATCGCTCAGGGCGGAGTCCTGCCCAACATCCAGGCTGTTCTCCTGCCCAAGAAGACCGAGAAGGCCGCGTCCAAGAAGTGAACGCGGACCCTTCAACACaacaacggctcttttaagagccacacactttCTCTGAGACGATTTAAAACCTCTTCTATAGCACATACTAAGTTTTTGTCATTATACATACTTACAGTTTAGGTTATAATCTAGTACCGTGAGTATATGTATAACCTTTAATAAAGGACTATAAGTAATAAATTATGTGTTATGTATTGAAtattcttattttgaaaaaaactcGCAAAGTTTGATTCGCATGATTTTCCACAGCAACAAAAGGTCAAAATAAGGTTAAGTTAAATTAGaatacttgtttttaataataatacttatactTACTTACTTATACTATGTACAAGCTCCAAAAACGTCACTTTTAGATTGTTATATCGTATTAATGagttatttttcttatattttgtttgtcttttgcattttttatcttaatttatcatttattatccATCTTTATTCACCTCCTGCAGCTTAAGTCATTTCAaatttccctcctttttttcagcTGGCTCGTGGCCGTTCAGCGAGCCCGCGCTCGTGCAGcgtctcagccaatcacagcgcagAGACGGCACAGCCTCATTTACATGTGCTGTGTTTAAGTACAGTGGACGTGTGGCGTCGGTAAACACGTCAGGAACGAGGAaaattaatcatcatcatcatcatcatcatgcctGAACCAGCAGGTCTGAAGTCCGCGCCCAAGAAGGGGTCCAAGAAAGCCGTGACCAAAGCGGGTCCCAAGACCggcaagaagaagaggaagaccagGAGGGAGAGCTACGCTATCTACGTGTACAAGGTGCTGAAGCAGGTGCACCCTGACACCGGGATCTCGTCCAAGGCCATGAGCATCATGAACTCGTTCGTCAACGACATCTTCGAGCGCATCGCGTCAGAGGCTTCCCGCCTGGCTCACTACAACAAGCGCTCCACCATCACGTCCCGGGAGATCCAGACCGCGGTCCGCCTGCTGCTGCCCGGCGAGCTGGCCAAGCACGCGGTGTCTGAGGGAACCAAGGCCGTGACCAAGTACACCAGCTCCAAGTGAACTGGTCTTACCAGTTTCAAACCCAACGGCTCTTTTCAGGGCCACCCACTTTCACTCTGAAGAGATTTAAATCCTGTGTTTACAATCGTACATTGTTCTGTTTATGAGTTGTGTTCATTGCTATTGGGTGTCTAAACATATGGAGAGTGGACCATATGTAGACCTCTGTTTAATTTTCTCTGGCCCCACATTAATATTTTACTATAAAGGTGATGTCACACCTTcagatattttgtttgttatataTTGTAATCCTAGATATTTTGTATAAACCCAATTTAAGCACTGTTGCTAGGGGAAACCCCAATAGAGGGCGGAGCCTACTAAAAGGTGGGGCCCTTTGTAAGCACACATGGATTTTTAGACTGAATATATTACTGAACATACTGGCTGTGTATATTTATAGATTCAGTTTTTTAGATAAAGTCAGAGCTCTCAAACATGGGGCTCGTGGACCACATGCGGCCCTCAAATGGATTTTGTGTGGCCCTCAATTTGTCAACAAAACTGAtctgtgaaaaaaatatatatatatacacatatgattAAAAATAGTGATTTTAGATCAATTCAAAACTTCTCCAAAGAAGAATAAGCGgaagtcttttttcttttcgttcGTTTTCATTTTAAGCTCATGTCGCTCACCTTCTACCCCGAATGACCAGAGTCGACGCTCATTGGTCTCCAGGTCATTTGAGGTCAAATGAAGTTGTGGCCGCTCACCTGAAGGTTCCTGTCAATGATCCAGTTTGCCTCAAAGTCGTCGTCGTCCTCTCCAAACGGGTTGATCAGCTGCTCTGCGACCTGTCAATCGCACAAAGGCAACAATAGAACAATAGAAGTTACAGCTCAAAGTGCGTTGAGTTATTCATAACTTTATACAGAGCGATATGAATAGAACGGAACAAGGTCAGGACATAGACGAGAGGTCATCGTGTTTATGACTCGGCACAGAAATAGGACATACGTCCCATAAAGGACTCGCGCTGTGAACTCAAGCGACGCGCGTCAGTTATTCTACGGTTTAAGGAAAGTGTCTGTAGGCCCGCGGCCGCCTCGTTAGTCTCACCTTCAACCACCCGGCGTAGAAGAAGAACTGCAGCAGGGTGAAGACGGGCACGAAGAGGTCCAGCTCGTGACCATGGTGACCCTGGCTGGGGTCGAGGAACTGTCGGCCGATCAGACAAGCGAGGAAAAAGGTGTAGACGGCTAAAGTGACCACCTGATGAGGACGAGACACCGTGAGTATATAcgtacatgttttatttaacataaacaTCTTTTTAGACTTTTCcatcccacaccaaaccccatagagaaaatcagtgatttttatcTCGCgggcgacacaggagctgctggtctactgctgcctcgtgtggtcactttatgtcactgtcaatctaaatcatttcaaaacgcagaatttacaaaataagacatttgaacttagtgatggaggcagcagtggatccaacagctcctgtgtctctgtggtgttaaaaccactgattttctctgtgggctttggtgtgggagagtgagcgctttacaaaacttcagtttcctgttggaaaaatctctctgacacaacacaacacaacactataGCAAGTGTGTGTCCCTCATCCTCTCTGATTCAGTTACAGTAATGGTGGAGGGTTGATGTGATTAGAACATCTGTTTCAGTCGTGATACAACACAGACCTGTGTGTAGACCAGCGGGATGCCGACCCAGTCGTAGCCGAACAGAGTGGCACACCAGGTCCTGAACAGATTCATCTCCTGAACAGACACGAGGAGAAGAGACAGAACGTCAAAGCTCCGTCAGCTCGGCACCAGCCGCCTCGCTCAGATTTATGGAGCTCGGCAGACAGAAGGAGTTTGAGAATGAGCCGAGTGTCACGTTACCCACATGTCAGCGTGATGTGCTCACAGAGCTCTAAAGTGGTTTCACATGATTCAGTGCTTTATGAAATGAGGTCCTGTTGTGTCCGCTCTGATTCTTCCTACAGACCACGTTTTTggtgttcccactagccacgCAGCAAGTGTCTGGGTTACAGCGGCAGTGGTCCTCATTTGCTAATTATTGGTGGTGTCTCTCTAGCGTTCCATACCCATGGGAGGggatgtctttttttgtcattccgGTGCTCCCTCTTTAGGGGGCGCCACCGTGGATGTTTATACGCCGGATGCCCTTCCGGACACAACCCACCAATTTAGGCAATGGGGATTGGATACCTTGCTCGGGGGGAACCCCAACCCTGGACCTAGCAGGGGACCGGTACCCTTCGGTCACCagccaagttctctttccacAGCCCCCGTTATCCTTTGACATACAATGTGCTAAAACATATTTTAGTGTGTTTACATTGAGAATGCTCTGCAGGTCGATGCTGTCTTGGATGCGTCCCTCTTGTCTTGCTTTAGACGCCAGGTTGGAGAACCACACCACGGGGATCCAGTACTTCAGGTGAGGGGAGCGGATGTTGTCGAACAGCTTCCTCTCCTCTGGAGTCATGAAACCTACAGGTGAGGAGAGAAAACCAATCAGAACATTCTGGAGGATTGCTAGCACTTTAGAGGCTGAACACACGAGAAGGAGTTTGGGAAAATCCGCAAAAACATTTGTATCGTGAAGGCTTTTTATTCACATGGAACCCACCTAACTACCTAACT
Proteins encoded in this region:
- the LOC122761299 gene encoding histone H2B 1/2-like, with product MPEPAGLKSAPKKGSKKAVTKAGPKTGKKKRKTRRESYAIYVYKVLKQVHPDTGISSKAMSIMNSFVNDIFERIASEASRLAHYNKRSTITSREIQTAVRLLLPGELAKHAVSEGTKAVTKYTSSK